The Sulfurihydrogenibium sp. YO3AOP1 genome has a window encoding:
- the prmC gene encoding peptide chain release factor N(5)-glutamine methyltransferase produces MNLKELFSKITEIFKESKIENPANEALILISKILNLPKHHIISYPDLEISEEDAKKLVVLSEKRASGYPMAYLTKNKEFFGLDFYIEEGVLIPRPETEILVEKVIEKLQNAKGELIGLEVGVGSGCISVSLLKNIKNLKIIGIDISEKALEITEKSAKIHEVLDRLKLFKFNIMNGKMNSLNLPKLDFVVSNPPYIKEEDYQKLQKEVKKEPKEALISGKEGTEFYEKIVNSLKDFLKEDGFFAFEVGIGQAEKVKLILEDNGYKNIEIYKDLAGIDRVIIASKRFKRIGD; encoded by the coding sequence ATGAATTTAAAAGAGCTGTTTAGCAAAATAACAGAAATCTTTAAAGAATCAAAAATAGAAAATCCGGCGAATGAAGCTTTAATACTGATTTCTAAAATTCTCAACCTTCCAAAACATCACATTATTTCATATCCGGATTTAGAGATATCGGAAGAAGATGCAAAAAAATTAGTAGTTTTATCTGAAAAAAGAGCTTCAGGCTATCCTATGGCATACCTTACAAAAAACAAAGAATTCTTTGGACTTGATTTTTACATAGAAGAAGGTGTCTTAATCCCAAGACCGGAGACAGAGATTTTAGTAGAGAAAGTTATTGAAAAGTTGCAAAACGCTAAGGGAGAATTAATCGGCTTAGAAGTTGGCGTTGGTAGTGGCTGTATTTCTGTTAGTTTATTAAAAAATATAAAAAACTTGAAAATCATAGGAATTGATATTTCAGAAAAAGCTTTAGAAATTACAGAAAAAAGCGCTAAAATTCATGAAGTTTTAGACAGGTTAAAACTTTTTAAGTTTAATATTATGAATGGAAAAATGAATTCTTTAAACCTTCCAAAGCTTGATTTTGTAGTTTCTAATCCACCATACATAAAAGAAGAAGATTATCAAAAACTTCAAAAAGAAGTAAAAAAAGAGCCAAAAGAAGCTTTAATTTCTGGTAAAGAAGGAACAGAATTTTACGAAAAGATAGTGAATTCTTTAAAAGATTTTCTAAAAGAAGATGGTTTTTTTGCTTTTGAAGTTGGAATAGGTCAAGCTGAAAAGGTAAAGCTGATTTTAGAAGATAACGGATATAAAAATATAGAAATCTATAAAGATTTGGCTGGAATTGATAGAGTTATCATTGCAAGTAAGAGGTTTAAAAGAATAGGAGATTAA
- a CDS encoding cbb3-type cytochrome c oxidase subunit II encodes MGKMERFPFVVLVAGLGFFLFADFISWALPMFVLKDIPMKKINDLAAEAKAKNTSAWADFQRLAQYYPEQFKKYYGEVNEKSFAKALDVGHHWYVAEGCWNCHSQMIRPVSNETLRFGIPGVSNTVSYPSEYQNELQAPVLWGTKRIGPDLIREAAVHNVDWQVAHLYNPPSTSPGTNMPGYPWYFEKDKNGNMVPNERGIGLLTYIMWLGSWEVKPTKEWALK; translated from the coding sequence ATGGGTAAAATGGAACGTTTCCCTTTTGTGGTATTAGTAGCAGGGTTAGGATTTTTCCTTTTTGCAGACTTTATATCTTGGGCATTGCCAATGTTTGTATTAAAAGATATTCCTATGAAGAAAATCAACGACCTTGCGGCAGAGGCAAAAGCAAAAAATACCTCTGCTTGGGCTGATTTTCAAAGATTAGCTCAATACTATCCAGAACAATTTAAAAAATATTATGGCGAAGTAAATGAAAAATCATTTGCGAAGGCTTTAGATGTTGGTCACCATTGGTATGTTGCCGAAGGTTGCTGGAACTGTCACTCTCAAATGATAAGACCAGTTTCTAATGAAACATTAAGATTTGGTATTCCGGGAGTGTCTAATACTGTCTCTTATCCTTCAGAATATCAAAATGAATTACAAGCTCCTGTATTATGGGGTACAAAAAGAATTGGCCCAGACTTAATTAGAGAGGCGGCAGTTCATAACGTAGACTGGCAAGTTGCACACCTCTATAATCCTCCTTCTACTTCCCCAGGAACAAACATGCCAGGATATCCATGGTATTTTGAAAAGGATAAAAATGGAAATATGGTTCCTAATGAAAGAGGTATTGGACTCTTAACCTACATAATGTGGCTTGGTTCTTGGGAAGTTAAACCAACAAAAGAATGGGCTTTAAAATAA
- a CDS encoding dihydroorotate dehydrogenase, which yields MDKLKHTLFGLEFKNPVWTASGTFSYGLEVAKIYDLSLLGAIVVKGLSLKPRKGNMPERIVETPAGMLNSIGLQNPGVDYFINETLPKLKKYDTKIFANVFGEDEDEYLAVAERLDKADGVHGLELNVSCPNVKKGGIAFGTDPEVLYNLVYKMKKITKKPLLVKLSPNVSNILDTADACVSAGADGLVLINTLLGVAIDVEREKPILSTITGGLSGPAMLPIAVRMIWQVYQKYGSRIPIIGVGGISNYKDALQHILAGASAIQVGTANFYDPLSPLKIIEDLKNHLDKKGYVHYSQLIGKAHQMIIKEV from the coding sequence ATGGACAAATTAAAACATACACTTTTTGGCTTAGAATTTAAAAATCCTGTATGGACAGCTTCAGGAACTTTTAGCTATGGTCTTGAAGTCGCAAAAATATATGATTTATCATTACTTGGCGCTATAGTTGTTAAAGGATTATCATTAAAACCAAGAAAAGGAAATATGCCAGAAAGAATTGTAGAAACGCCAGCTGGAATGTTAAACTCAATTGGTCTTCAAAACCCGGGAGTTGATTATTTTATAAATGAAACACTTCCTAAATTAAAAAAATACGACACTAAAATATTTGCTAATGTTTTTGGAGAGGATGAAGATGAATATCTTGCAGTAGCAGAAAGACTTGATAAAGCAGATGGAGTTCATGGACTTGAGTTAAACGTATCATGTCCGAACGTCAAAAAAGGTGGAATTGCATTTGGAACAGACCCAGAGGTTTTATATAATCTTGTTTATAAAATGAAGAAAATTACAAAAAAGCCACTTCTTGTAAAATTAAGTCCAAATGTTAGCAATATTCTTGATACCGCTGATGCTTGTGTATCTGCAGGAGCTGATGGTTTGGTACTTATAAATACACTTCTTGGTGTTGCTATAGATGTAGAAAGAGAAAAGCCAATTTTGTCAACCATTACTGGAGGACTTTCTGGTCCTGCCATGCTTCCAATAGCTGTTAGGATGATATGGCAAGTTTATCAAAAATACGGCAGCAGAATACCCATCATCGGTGTAGGTGGAATATCAAACTACAAAGATGCACTGCAGCATATATTGGCTGGAGCATCTGCTATACAAGTGGGAACAGCAAATTTTTATGACCCTCTCTCGCCGTTAAAAATAATTGAAGATTTAAAAAATCATTTAGATAAAAAAGGTTATGTGCATTATAGTCAACTAATAGGAAAAGCTCATCAAATGATAATAAAGGAGGTGTAA
- the ruvB gene encoding Holliday junction branch migration DNA helicase RuvB gives MISEKHSIRPLKLDDFIGQEEVKKQLKVFIEACKIQGKTLDHTILSGPPGLGKTTLATIIANELATNIKITSAPVLEKKGDLIGLLTSLKEGDILFIDEIHRLTPTLEEILYSAMEDFKVDVIVGGGSNRKARSAKAIRLDINKFTLIGATTRIGMLSTPLISRFGIILNLDFYDQQSLKEIILRSAKILNINITEEGALEIAKHSKGTPRIANKLLKRVYDYAVIHKKDVIDRETAFDALRFLSIGKDGIDGLSLKYLKSLVYQFNGGPVGLNTISFAISEDKRTIEEVIEPYLLKLGFIKRTAKGRVALPTAVEYLENYENT, from the coding sequence ATGATATCAGAAAAACATTCAATCAGACCGCTCAAGCTTGATGATTTTATAGGACAGGAAGAAGTTAAGAAGCAGCTTAAAGTTTTTATAGAAGCATGTAAAATTCAAGGAAAAACTCTTGACCATACTATACTTTCAGGACCACCCGGACTTGGTAAAACAACCCTTGCGACAATCATAGCCAATGAACTTGCGACAAATATAAAAATAACATCTGCACCTGTTTTAGAGAAAAAGGGAGACCTTATAGGACTACTTACTTCTTTAAAAGAAGGAGATATTTTATTTATTGATGAAATTCACAGACTAACTCCAACATTGGAAGAAATTTTATACTCTGCAATGGAAGATTTTAAAGTGGATGTTATAGTTGGTGGTGGGTCTAACAGGAAGGCAAGGTCTGCCAAAGCTATAAGATTAGATATTAATAAATTTACACTGATTGGAGCTACTACAAGAATAGGCATGTTATCAACACCTTTAATCTCTCGTTTCGGAATAATTTTAAATCTTGATTTTTATGATCAGCAGTCTTTAAAAGAGATTATTTTAAGGTCTGCTAAAATTTTAAACATAAACATTACAGAGGAAGGTGCTTTAGAGATTGCCAAACACTCAAAAGGAACTCCAAGGATTGCAAACAAACTTTTAAAAAGAGTTTATGATTATGCTGTTATTCACAAAAAAGATGTTATAGATAGAGAAACAGCCTTTGACGCACTGAGATTTTTATCTATCGGTAAAGATGGAATAGATGGACTGTCTTTAAAATATCTAAAATCTTTGGTTTATCAGTTTAACGGTGGTCCTGTTGGCTTAAACACAATATCTTTTGCAATATCAGAAGACAAAAGAACGATAGAAGAAGTAATTGAGCCCTATCTTCTTAAGCTTGGATTTATAAAAAGAACGGCAAAAGGAAGAGTTGCATTACCTACGGCGGTTGAGTATTTAGAAAATTATGAAAATACTTGA
- a CDS encoding trimeric intracellular cation channel family protein: MEFAKEIFFIMNIIGLVAFAVTGSLKAIKEGLDLLGITVLGVMTALGGGITRDLLINTIPNALKSITDMSVALFGVWVAVVMYKVVKGDISNKYYILIPDAIGLSAFTTTGAIIAYNADVSFFGIIILATLTGVGGGVISDLLLGKVPSVLRDDFYASCSIIGSIGFYISMVLTSDLTVASIVCSLLVLMFRIVAILYDWKLPKFQ; encoded by the coding sequence ATGGAGTTTGCAAAAGAAATTTTCTTTATAATGAACATTATAGGACTTGTAGCCTTTGCTGTAACCGGTTCTTTGAAGGCAATAAAAGAAGGTTTAGACCTGCTTGGAATTACTGTTTTAGGAGTTATGACTGCACTTGGTGGTGGGATTACGAGAGATTTACTTATAAATACAATTCCAAATGCTTTAAAATCTATCACAGATATGAGCGTTGCACTCTTTGGCGTTTGGGTTGCTGTTGTGATGTATAAAGTTGTTAAAGGTGATATATCAAACAAATACTACATTTTAATTCCTGATGCAATTGGTCTGTCAGCTTTTACTACTACAGGAGCAATCATTGCATACAATGCTGATGTGTCTTTTTTTGGAATTATTATTCTTGCTACACTTACAGGTGTAGGTGGTGGCGTAATTAGTGATTTACTTCTTGGAAAAGTTCCATCTGTACTGAGGGATGATTTTTATGCAAGTTGTAGCATAATAGGATCAATTGGATTTTACATATCTATGGTTTTAACATCCGATTTAACAGTAGCATCTATCGTTTGTAGTTTACTTGTTTTGATGTTTAGAATCGTAGCTATTCTCTATGATTGGAAGCTTCCAAAATTTCAATGA
- a CDS encoding cbb3-type cytochrome c oxidase subunit I gives MATATATGDVQLTNLVNYTLVKLHVAMGLIFFIIVGLMGFLYSLQLDGIYPFPGIEFLSAGRVRMIHTAGAAYGFLVNMFTGLLYWAVPRFTGYKVFNEKYLGGFMFIGLQAAVLITVVAILFLGQADNVEWGETPWWIDPIIVAWLLLHAIQFGTPILKASQKAPLYVTGWYVSAMLVWTPLVVFMGNFIPRFWSAGSGAGAVQSTFIHDLVGLYVTPVAWGLMYYFVPVIMKKPMWSHGLSLLGFWGLAFFYPMNGVHHFMWSPIPMFAQYSAVFATVAIEFAVTSVLINFMMTLRGSAEVLKYNVPLRYMYTGAIFYWITCFQCAFHVTLTFQKVIHFTDWVTGHAHLIMFGTFGMWVLGMAEYVWPRLFGKETMYSKGMSEGAYWLLTIGVIAMFVDLTAVGLVQGFDWIGLNPWIDSVNFSKPFWYFRSVAGIMMLTGLLMYAMNFYKTATAGKGLEAQLKQTV, from the coding sequence ATGGCTACCGCAACAGCAACAGGTGATGTTCAATTAACAAACCTCGTTAACTATACCCTTGTAAAGCTTCACGTTGCAATGGGTCTGATTTTCTTCATTATTGTTGGATTAATGGGATTCTTATACTCTTTACAGCTTGATGGTATCTATCCATTCCCAGGGATAGAATTTTTATCCGCCGGTAGGGTGAGAATGATTCACACAGCAGGTGCTGCTTATGGATTTTTAGTAAACATGTTTACTGGTCTTCTTTATTGGGCAGTTCCAAGATTTACAGGTTATAAAGTTTTTAACGAAAAATACTTAGGTGGTTTTATGTTTATTGGTCTTCAGGCGGCTGTATTAATTACAGTTGTTGCTATTCTTTTCTTAGGTCAAGCTGACAACGTTGAATGGGGTGAGACACCTTGGTGGATTGACCCTATAATTGTTGCTTGGTTATTGTTACATGCAATTCAATTTGGTACTCCAATTTTAAAAGCATCTCAAAAGGCTCCTCTTTATGTTACAGGATGGTATGTATCAGCAATGTTGGTATGGACACCCCTTGTTGTGTTCATGGGTAACTTTATACCAAGATTCTGGTCTGCAGGTTCTGGAGCTGGTGCAGTTCAATCTACATTCATTCACGACTTAGTTGGGTTGTACGTTACACCTGTAGCTTGGGGATTGATGTATTACTTTGTACCAGTTATTATGAAAAAGCCAATGTGGTCTCATGGGTTGTCATTACTTGGTTTCTGGGGATTGGCATTTTTCTATCCAATGAACGGTGTTCACCACTTCATGTGGTCTCCAATTCCAATGTTTGCTCAGTATTCAGCAGTATTTGCAACAGTTGCTATTGAGTTTGCAGTTACATCGGTTTTAATCAACTTCATGATGACATTAAGAGGTTCTGCTGAAGTATTAAAGTACAATGTACCTTTAAGATATATGTATACTGGAGCAATTTTCTACTGGATTACTTGCTTCCAATGTGCATTTCACGTTACATTAACATTCCAAAAAGTTATCCACTTTACAGACTGGGTAACAGGACACGCACACCTAATAATGTTTGGTACATTTGGAATGTGGGTTCTTGGAATGGCTGAATATGTATGGCCAAGGCTCTTTGGAAAAGAAACTATGTATTCTAAGGGAATGTCAGAAGGAGCATACTGGTTATTAACAATTGGTGTAATTGCAATGTTTGTTGACTTAACAGCTGTAGGGTTAGTTCAAGGTTTTGACTGGATTGGATTAAACCCATGGATTGACTCAGTTAATTTCTCAAAACCATTCTGGTACTTCAGATCTGTTGCTGGAATCATGATGTTAACAGGATTATTAATGTATGCTATGAACTTCTATAAAACTGCTACAGCTGGTAAAGGTCTTGAAGCTCAGCTAAAGCAAACAGTATAA
- a CDS encoding SDR family NAD(P)-dependent oxidoreductase codes for MKTVLLTGAAGFIGWKTAEFLLKEGYKVIGVDNLNNYYDVRLKEYRKKDLEKYENFKFYPVDIENLQALEILFNDYKFDVVINLAARAGVRYSMINPYVYMTTNANGTLNLLDLMKKYSVKKFVLASTSSLYAGQPMPFKEDLPVNTPISPYAASKKAAEVMAYTYHYLYGIDVSVVRYFTVYGPAGRPDMSIFRFIKWIDEGKPIILYGDGSQSRDFTYVDDIARGTILATKELGYEIINLGGGKNPISLKRVIETIEAHLGKKAVIDYRPFHKADLKETWADITKAKNLLGWEPKVSFEEGIKKTVDWYLENRDWLKDVEVGNE; via the coding sequence ATGAAGACAGTATTACTTACAGGTGCAGCAGGTTTTATTGGTTGGAAAACTGCTGAATTTTTATTAAAAGAAGGATATAAAGTTATTGGCGTAGACAATTTAAACAACTATTACGATGTAAGATTAAAAGAATATAGAAAAAAAGACCTTGAAAAGTATGAGAATTTTAAATTTTATCCAGTTGATATTGAAAATCTTCAAGCTTTAGAAATTCTTTTTAATGACTACAAATTTGATGTAGTAATTAACTTAGCAGCAAGGGCTGGCGTAAGATACAGTATGATAAACCCCTATGTTTATATGACAACAAACGCAAATGGTACATTAAATTTACTTGATTTGATGAAAAAGTACAGTGTTAAAAAGTTTGTTCTTGCTTCTACCTCTTCATTGTATGCCGGACAGCCAATGCCGTTTAAAGAAGACCTGCCTGTAAATACACCGATATCTCCTTATGCTGCATCAAAAAAAGCTGCAGAAGTGATGGCATATACTTATCACTATCTTTATGGAATTGATGTATCAGTTGTAAGATATTTTACAGTTTATGGTCCAGCCGGCAGACCTGATATGAGTATTTTTAGATTTATAAAATGGATTGATGAAGGAAAACCAATTATTTTATACGGTGATGGTTCTCAATCAAGAGATTTTACATACGTTGATGATATTGCAAGAGGCACTATTTTAGCAACTAAAGAGCTTGGTTATGAGATTATAAATCTTGGTGGTGGTAAAAATCCTATAAGTTTAAAAAGAGTTATTGAAACCATCGAAGCACATCTTGGTAAAAAGGCTGTTATTGATTATAGACCTTTTCATAAAGCAGATTTAAAAGAAACTTGGGCTGATATTACAAAAGCTAAAAATCTTCTTGGCTGGGAGCCAAAGGTAAGCTTTGAAGAGGGTATTAAAAAGACTGTTGATTGGTATTTAGAAAATAGAGATTGGCTTAAAGATGTGGAAGTTGGAAATGAGTGA
- a CDS encoding EVE domain-containing protein, with protein MARYYLAKTEPEEYSYDMLEKEGKTVWNGVKNPLAQKFIKQMKKGDLVFIYHTGKEKAIVGIGKVVSEPYQDENGLYVVDIQPYKRLNKKLTLSEIKKMKEFQDFYLVKMPRLSVMEVPDDLANLILKLTE; from the coding sequence ATGGCAAGGTATTATTTAGCCAAGACAGAGCCTGAAGAGTATTCATATGATATGTTAGAAAAGGAAGGTAAAACTGTTTGGAATGGAGTAAAAAATCCGTTAGCTCAAAAGTTTATAAAACAGATGAAAAAAGGTGATTTGGTTTTTATCTATCATACAGGAAAAGAAAAAGCTATCGTTGGAATTGGTAAAGTAGTGTCTGAGCCTTATCAAGACGAGAATGGTTTGTACGTTGTAGATATTCAGCCATACAAGAGATTGAATAAGAAATTAACTTTATCTGAGATTAAAAAAATGAAAGAGTTTCAAGATTTTTATCTTGTTAAAATGCCCCGTTTATCTGTAATGGAAGTTCCGGACGATTTGGCTAATTTGATTTTAAAGTTAACAGAGTAA
- a CDS encoding antibiotic biosynthesis monooxygenase: MVVVLTKFPIKKEFKEDFEKRSKERFGEHGISQMEGFLGMKILSGKSFPSMPENNNVLIITYWKDMESFLNYTNSEAFKKAHENPPPKEWFAGLPSVEIYEVIKEI; encoded by the coding sequence ATGGTAGTTGTTTTAACAAAATTTCCAATCAAAAAGGAGTTCAAAGAAGATTTTGAAAAAAGGTCTAAGGAAAGATTTGGAGAGCATGGAATCTCTCAAATGGAAGGATTTCTTGGAATGAAAATTTTATCTGGTAAAAGCTTTCCATCAATGCCGGAAAATAACAATGTGTTAATTATTACATACTGGAAAGATATGGAAAGTTTCTTAAACTATACAAATAGTGAAGCTTTTAAGAAAGCTCATGAAAATCCACCACCAAAAGAATGGTTTGCAGGACTACCTTCCGTTGAAATTTATGAGGTAATAAAAGAAATATAA
- the murA gene encoding UDP-N-acetylglucosamine 1-carboxyvinyltransferase, with product MLKEDVKLKEALIIEGGNKLEGVLEVSGAKNAALPNMAATILTSDEVIIENLPDLLDIDTMKKLLQELGTEINHIKDKTYSFKLTNPKSYTAPYDLVNKMRASILVLGPMLARFGYAEVALPGGCSIGARPVDLHLKALEKMGAQIKIEHGYIKAYAPKGLKGAHIFFDKITVTGTENILMAASLAEGQTIIENAALEPEVVDLAVMLKKMGADIAGEGTNRIVINGVKELHGTYHKVIPDRIEAGTFLVLAALTDGKIIIKNYPSQYLEYVEEISNKIGIHIVKLSDNEVLIKREEKLKPVNIETKEYPLFPTDLQAQFMTLLCFADGISEITENIFENRFMHVPELNRLGADIEIKGKTAIIRPVKKFTGAEVKATDLRASAAMVIAGLIAEGETKIFSIYHLDRGYEHIDDKLINIGAKIRREIVEH from the coding sequence ATGTTAAAGGAAGATGTTAAGTTGAAGGAAGCATTAATTATAGAAGGTGGAAATAAACTAGAGGGTGTATTAGAAGTTTCTGGAGCTAAAAATGCCGCACTTCCTAACATGGCTGCAACCATCCTAACATCTGATGAAGTAATAATAGAAAACCTTCCAGACCTTTTAGATATAGATACAATGAAAAAGCTTTTACAAGAATTAGGAACAGAAATAAATCACATAAAAGATAAAACATACAGTTTTAAACTTACTAATCCAAAATCTTACACCGCCCCATACGATTTAGTAAATAAGATGAGGGCATCTATCCTTGTACTGGGTCCAATGCTTGCAAGGTTTGGCTATGCAGAAGTTGCTTTGCCCGGTGGATGTTCTATCGGAGCAAGACCGGTTGATTTACATCTAAAAGCATTAGAAAAAATGGGAGCCCAGATAAAAATAGAGCATGGGTATATAAAAGCCTATGCACCAAAAGGCTTAAAGGGAGCTCATATTTTCTTTGACAAAATCACAGTTACAGGAACAGAAAATATTTTAATGGCTGCATCTTTAGCAGAAGGTCAGACAATTATAGAAAACGCAGCATTAGAGCCGGAGGTTGTAGATCTTGCCGTTATGCTTAAAAAAATGGGAGCAGATATTGCAGGTGAAGGGACTAATAGAATTGTTATAAACGGCGTAAAAGAACTTCACGGAACCTATCATAAAGTAATTCCGGATAGAATTGAAGCCGGAACTTTTTTAGTATTAGCTGCACTGACAGATGGAAAAATAATAATCAAAAACTATCCAAGTCAATATTTAGAGTACGTGGAAGAAATTTCAAATAAAATCGGCATACACATTGTAAAGCTTTCAGATAACGAAGTTTTAATTAAAAGAGAAGAAAAATTAAAACCTGTAAATATAGAGACAAAAGAATATCCACTATTTCCAACAGACCTTCAAGCTCAGTTTATGACTCTACTTTGTTTTGCTGATGGAATATCTGAGATTACAGAAAATATTTTTGAAAATAGATTTATGCATGTTCCAGAGTTAAACAGACTTGGAGCAGATATTGAGATAAAAGGAAAAACTGCCATTATTAGACCTGTTAAGAAATTTACAGGAGCAGAAGTAAAAGCAACAGATTTAAGAGCAAGTGCTGCAATGGTAATCGCTGGCTTGATAGCAGAAGGAGAAACAAAAATATTTAGCATCTATCATTTAGACAGAGGTTATGAACATATAGATGATAAATTAATCAACATCGGTGCTAAGATAAGAAGGGAAATTGTGGAGCATTAA
- the sfsA gene encoding DNA/RNA nuclease SfsA yields the protein MKILDKSEFPSLRKAKFIERLNRFVGLIEIDGNITKCHIADTGRLKEILTKGREILVIKNKAENKTNYKLISAKMEEGYILLNTSFHSKIAEKIIERGYLGFKPKKIKKEVLYQDSRIDFLIDDNFYIEVKGCNLRKGKLCLFPDAPTLRGAKHIKHLIELKNKGYEAGIMIIAFRDCEEFLPNYETDREFSKYFLKALEVGVKFLGYKVRFDGEFNIVLNGSLNLSEEIWSLQKKFSL from the coding sequence ATGAAAATACTTGATAAATCAGAGTTTCCATCTTTAAGAAAAGCTAAGTTTATAGAGAGATTAAATAGATTTGTTGGACTGATTGAAATTGATGGAAATATTACAAAATGTCATATTGCAGATACAGGAAGGCTAAAAGAAATCCTTACAAAAGGAAGAGAGATTTTAGTCATAAAAAATAAAGCTGAAAATAAAACAAATTACAAGCTAATTTCTGCAAAGATGGAAGAGGGCTACATTCTACTAAATACTTCTTTCCATTCTAAAATAGCGGAAAAAATTATAGAAAGAGGATATCTTGGCTTTAAACCTAAAAAGATAAAAAAAGAGGTTTTGTATCAAGACAGTAGAATAGATTTTCTCATTGATGACAATTTTTATATAGAAGTCAAAGGCTGTAATCTAAGAAAAGGAAAACTTTGTCTATTTCCTGATGCACCAACATTAAGAGGAGCAAAACATATAAAACATCTGATAGAATTAAAAAATAAAGGTTATGAAGCAGGTATTATGATAATTGCATTTAGAGATTGTGAAGAATTTCTGCCAAATTATGAAACAGATAGAGAGTTTAGTAAATACTTTTTAAAAGCGTTAGAAGTTGGAGTAAAATTTTTAGGCTATAAAGTAAGGTTTGATGGGGAATTTAACATTGTGTTAAATGGTAGCTTAAACCTGAGCGAGGAAATATGGAGTTTGCAAAAGAAATTTTCTTTATAA
- a CDS encoding cytochrome c, giving the protein MGENTAIRWLLFFFFPALFVYGLLHVYSSKPAQAKKTAELTEMEEAGRKVYNKFCVGCHGENGDGNSMAAPFFKDKPPNFHTGVFRWKSTPEGTLPTDEDLLHVLDWGIPQTPMPSFHLVPEVQKRAVIAYIKTFSDRWKKEQPGESVYSQIKKVPEFFGTKESIEKGKELYAANCTACHGESGRGDGPIASTLPVPPTNLTYPVRAAGPSPKDTFRVLTVGLEGSPMPKFDHLSEEDRWHLVSYIAYLMNQGK; this is encoded by the coding sequence ATGGGAGAAAACACAGCTATCAGATGGTTGCTCTTCTTCTTCTTCCCAGCCCTGTTTGTCTATGGTTTGTTGCATGTTTATTCATCTAAACCTGCTCAAGCTAAAAAGACAGCAGAACTTACAGAAATGGAAGAAGCTGGAAGAAAGGTTTACAACAAATTCTGTGTAGGATGTCACGGTGAAAACGGTGATGGAAACAGTATGGCAGCGCCTTTCTTTAAGGACAAGCCACCAAACTTCCACACCGGCGTATTTAGATGGAAATCTACTCCAGAAGGAACACTCCCAACAGATGAAGACTTGTTACACGTATTAGATTGGGGTATTCCTCAAACACCTATGCCATCTTTCCATTTGGTACCAGAAGTTCAAAAAAGAGCAGTTATTGCTTATATCAAAACTTTCTCTGACAGATGGAAAAAAGAACAACCTGGAGAGAGTGTTTATAGCCAAATCAAAAAAGTTCCTGAATTCTTTGGAACAAAGGAATCTATTGAAAAAGGTAAAGAGTTGTATGCTGCAAACTGTACAGCTTGCCATGGTGAAAGTGGAAGAGGAGATGGTCCAATAGCTTCAACTTTACCAGTTCCACCAACCAATTTAACTTATCCAGTTAGAGCGGCAGGTCCATCACCAAAAGACACGTTTAGAGTTTTAACCGTTGGTCTTGAAGGTTCTCCGATGCCAAAATTTGACCATTTATCAGAAGAAGACAGATGGCATCTTGTTTCTTACATTGCATATTTAATGAATCAAGGAAAATAA